The following coding sequences are from one Aerosakkonema funiforme FACHB-1375 window:
- a CDS encoding cupin domain-containing protein — protein MAETTTVNPAWEAKTINHNLSVRLAVKPADITWYKTICPGIWYGCLESDSAIWDSPLTQITRFDPGGFFYEHGHPDGEEILVLQGSFQDETGEYSPGSYQLNPEGFVHVPSSLEGCLTFVKLRQHGGDGRQAVKININDLSWQPTSIPQIKVKPLYQQEGFPDEVWIEQWEPGTTLPQVIEPKIREIFVLQGVWADELGEYPAGTWLRYPANCPYIPSSPTGCEVYVKTYAFRHLK, from the coding sequence ATGGCTGAAACTACAACCGTTAATCCAGCTTGGGAAGCAAAAACAATTAACCATAACTTATCTGTTCGGCTGGCTGTGAAACCTGCCGATATTACTTGGTACAAAACTATCTGTCCAGGAATTTGGTATGGTTGCTTGGAGTCAGATAGCGCAATATGGGATAGTCCATTAACACAAATAACACGCTTTGACCCTGGTGGATTTTTCTATGAACATGGTCATCCTGATGGCGAAGAAATTTTGGTGCTTCAAGGGTCTTTTCAAGATGAAACTGGAGAATATTCCCCTGGTTCCTATCAGCTCAATCCTGAAGGTTTTGTTCATGTTCCCTCCAGCCTAGAAGGTTGTCTCACATTTGTCAAACTCCGTCAGCATGGAGGCGATGGTCGCCAAGCAGTTAAAATAAATATCAATGACTTATCTTGGCAGCCAACTTCCATTCCTCAAATCAAGGTTAAGCCACTTTACCAGCAAGAAGGCTTCCCTGATGAGGTTTGGATTGAGCAATGGGAACCTGGAACTACTTTGCCACAGGTGATAGAACCAAAAATTAGAGAAATCTTTGTGTTACAAGGAGTTTGGGCAGATGAATTGGGAGAATATCCTGCCGGAACATGGCTCAGGTATCCTGCTAATTGTCCTTATATCCCCTCTTCTCCAACAGGTTGTGAAGTCTACGTCAAGACTTATGCTTTCCGTCATCTGAAGTAA
- a CDS encoding FkbM family methyltransferase has product MIKKNLKNFLKTYGYTLYRTKRIPFGCDLKEDITRLSPDLTIKTIFDVGANKGQTTLDYRRKFPEAKIFAFEPVSKSFEAFKANVGVDSKVFCFNLALGEETKQEKMLVKGTSGSNSIYSASKVNNQTEQSLETVNLITLDQFMEENEHKIDRIDLLKIDTEGYECQVLRGAKATLQSEKILYIFIEVTFRQKDNSHTQFSTISEMLASYNFNFVGLYDVYPFWGGGNAIDYCNALFKRWEKGKNLKLWQQ; this is encoded by the coding sequence ATGATCAAAAAAAATTTAAAAAATTTTTTAAAAACTTATGGCTACACCCTTTACCGTACCAAGAGAATACCTTTTGGATGCGATCTAAAAGAAGATATTACTAGATTATCACCTGATTTGACCATCAAGACAATTTTTGATGTCGGAGCTAATAAAGGACAAACGACTCTTGATTATCGTCGGAAATTTCCTGAAGCCAAAATTTTTGCTTTTGAACCAGTTAGTAAAAGCTTTGAAGCTTTCAAAGCGAATGTTGGCGTTGATTCTAAGGTTTTTTGCTTCAATTTAGCATTGGGTGAAGAAACAAAACAGGAAAAAATGTTAGTTAAAGGAACATCAGGTTCTAACTCTATTTACAGTGCTAGTAAGGTTAATAATCAAACCGAGCAATCTCTAGAAACAGTGAATCTAATTACATTAGATCAGTTTATGGAAGAAAACGAGCATAAAATTGATCGGATCGATCTGTTGAAAATAGATACGGAAGGCTATGAGTGTCAAGTTTTAAGAGGTGCAAAAGCCACTTTACAATCTGAGAAAATTTTATATATTTTCATAGAAGTCACTTTTCGACAGAAAGATAACTCTCATACTCAGTTTTCTACAATCAGTGAAATGTTGGCATCTTATAATTTTAATTTTGTAGGATTATACGATGTATATCCCTTTTGGGGAGGCGGAAATGCTATTGATTACTGTAATGCTCTATTTAAAAGATGGGAAAAAGGGAAAAATTTAAAACTTTGGCAACAATAG
- a CDS encoding transposase has translation MIADRNKVYWLDRVDRKFAILLKAENKLSSQQKKLEQVKGASPLVEVMHSLKEELHQIFEESENLGQGTLKLMDYCDLKSKFMTIVAKVLNFSLFPIF, from the coding sequence ATGATTGCCGATCGTAACAAGGTTTACTGGCTCGATCGCGTTGATCGCAAATTTGCTATATTACTAAAAGCTGAAAATAAATTATCTTCCCAACAAAAAAAATTAGAGCAAGTTAAAGGAGCTTCTCCTTTAGTCGAAGTCATGCACTCTTTAAAGGAAGAATTACATCAAATATTTGAAGAAAGTGAAAATCTTGGCCAAGGAACACTCAAATTAATGGACTATTGTGACTTAAAGTCAAAGTTTATGACTATTGTTGCCAAAGTTTTAAATTTTTCCCTTTTTCCCATCTTTTAA